Proteins encoded within one genomic window of Kibdelosporangium phytohabitans:
- a CDS encoding flavin reductase family protein — protein MSVGDQLRLALRHHPAAVTIITAPGPVGLTVSSFGSVSMHPPLVGFWVGTSASAFAALTEATHFAVHLLHADHTDLADLFARTKADRFGGGTRWESDVDGVPHLLDAPVRLRCRTAHRVSIGDHVGVIGEPLEIEHRAETQPLLRFQGRYTSVA, from the coding sequence GTGAGCGTCGGCGACCAGCTCCGGCTCGCGCTGCGGCACCACCCCGCCGCGGTCACCATCATCACCGCGCCTGGCCCGGTCGGGCTCACGGTCAGTTCGTTCGGGTCTGTGTCGATGCACCCGCCGCTGGTCGGGTTCTGGGTCGGCACGAGCGCGTCGGCCTTCGCCGCGCTGACCGAGGCGACGCACTTCGCCGTACACCTGTTGCACGCCGACCACACGGACCTCGCGGACCTGTTCGCCCGCACCAAGGCCGACCGGTTCGGCGGCGGCACCCGATGGGAGTCCGATGTAGACGGCGTGCCGCACCTGCTCGACGCACCGGTCAGGCTGCGCTGCCGGACCGCGCACCGGGTCTCGATCGGTGACCACGTCGGCGTGATCGGCGAACCGCTGGAGATCGAGCACCGCGCGGAAACGCAACCGCTGCTGCGTTTCCAAGGCCGCTACACATCCGTGGCCTAA
- a CDS encoding spermidine synthase, protein MRIDEPVGAGLTRVWQVDDVIVDTRTQFQHLVIGKTAQGVSLFCDNERQSTDFSQLVYHEALMVPAFLLAAQVDRVLIVGSSEGVASQMAVAAGASVVDHVDIDTEAVKLCAQHLPYGYTTEELAAAEQGNGPVRVMYADGYEYIRTTDERYDIVVVDLPDEQDDVDAQQNRLYGAEFLLMCKRLLTDGGVVAYQGGCPTLWRNSTLVKCWRRFEEVFESPVYFGSDEHEWAFFFGTDVAAPVEKMISALPSAGYRPETIDELTLRGSTVPPISLR, encoded by the coding sequence GTGAGGATCGATGAGCCGGTCGGTGCCGGTCTGACTCGCGTGTGGCAGGTCGACGACGTCATCGTCGACACGCGCACGCAGTTCCAGCACCTGGTGATCGGCAAGACCGCGCAGGGCGTTTCGTTGTTCTGCGACAACGAACGGCAGAGCACGGACTTCAGCCAGCTCGTGTACCACGAGGCGCTGATGGTGCCCGCGTTCCTGCTCGCCGCGCAGGTCGACCGGGTGCTGATCGTAGGCTCCAGCGAGGGCGTGGCCAGCCAGATGGCGGTGGCCGCGGGCGCATCGGTGGTCGACCACGTCGACATCGACACCGAGGCCGTCAAGCTGTGCGCCCAGCACCTGCCATACGGCTACACGACGGAGGAACTGGCCGCTGCCGAGCAGGGCAACGGCCCGGTACGCGTGATGTACGCCGACGGTTACGAATACATCCGTACGACCGACGAGCGCTACGACATCGTGGTCGTCGACCTGCCTGACGAGCAGGACGACGTCGACGCCCAGCAGAACCGGCTGTACGGCGCCGAGTTCCTGCTGATGTGCAAGCGCCTGCTGACCGACGGCGGCGTGGTCGCCTACCAGGGCGGCTGCCCGACGCTGTGGCGCAACTCGACGCTGGTCAAGTGCTGGCGGCGGTTCGAAGAGGTCTTCGAGTCCCCGGTCTACTTCGGCTCCGACGAGCACGAGTGGGCCTTCTTCTTCGGCACGGACGTGGCCGCGCCGGTCGAGAAGATGATCTCCGCGCTGCCTTCGGCGGGCTACCGCCCGGAGACCATCGACGAGCTGACGCTGCGCGGCTCGACCGTGCCGCCGATCAGCCTGCGTTGA
- a CDS encoding MFS transporter codes for MTVSRRICAGYSLGSLVTGSFSTVPGLLLLPYLTDSLAVPAATAGLLVLLPKAWDVIFNPVAGRISDRRGPRRPLLLQGGVALAVLFAALFALPAGGGVYVGVVFLLCATAYAFFQVPYVAMMAEITTDYDQRTRLMTWRMAILAVAILLSGAGAPAIRDATGGYHVMGIVVGLLILIGTVTVYVGTRGVATSGHMDTGAGFSELFAAVRQSREFRRLLVVFVIQAAGVSTLLAGVDYMSRVVLRDSGMQTLLFAAFVGPALLVMPMWQRVGTRYGKRAGFIVSSIIFAVPLAFCTLAQVVPAVVVVVLAAFTGVGYSGMQVFPMAMLPDVITAEEQRSGARRAGLFSGVWTAGETLGFAVGPGIYGIILAAGGYVSSTDAAVAQPQSAVTAALIGFAVVPVALVLVALPLLTKKLEVRV; via the coding sequence ATGACCGTCAGCCGCCGGATCTGCGCCGGATACAGCCTGGGGTCCCTGGTCACCGGCTCTTTCTCGACGGTGCCGGGGCTGCTTCTGCTGCCCTACCTGACCGACTCGCTCGCCGTCCCGGCGGCCACCGCGGGGCTGCTCGTGCTGCTGCCCAAGGCATGGGACGTGATCTTCAACCCGGTCGCCGGGCGGATCAGCGACCGCCGTGGACCTCGGCGCCCGTTGTTGCTGCAGGGCGGTGTCGCGCTCGCGGTGCTCTTCGCGGCCCTGTTCGCGCTGCCCGCGGGCGGCGGGGTGTACGTCGGTGTCGTGTTCCTGCTGTGTGCCACGGCGTACGCGTTCTTCCAGGTGCCCTACGTGGCCATGATGGCCGAGATCACGACCGACTACGACCAACGGACCAGGCTGATGACCTGGCGAATGGCCATACTGGCCGTGGCGATCCTGCTGTCCGGTGCCGGCGCGCCGGCGATCCGGGACGCGACCGGCGGATACCACGTCATGGGGATCGTGGTCGGGCTGCTGATCCTGATCGGCACGGTCACGGTGTACGTGGGAACACGCGGTGTGGCCACAAGCGGTCACATGGACACCGGCGCCGGGTTCTCGGAGTTGTTCGCGGCGGTCCGGCAATCACGGGAGTTCCGGCGGCTGCTCGTCGTGTTCGTGATCCAGGCAGCCGGCGTCAGCACGCTCCTGGCGGGCGTGGACTACATGTCGCGGGTCGTGTTGCGGGACAGCGGTATGCAAACACTGTTGTTCGCCGCGTTCGTCGGCCCCGCGCTGCTGGTGATGCCGATGTGGCAACGCGTCGGCACCCGGTACGGCAAGCGCGCCGGGTTCATCGTCTCGTCGATCATCTTCGCCGTGCCGCTGGCTTTTTGTACCTTGGCACAGGTCGTACCCGCTGTCGTGGTCGTGGTGCTCGCCGCGTTCACCGGGGTGGGCTACTCCGGCATGCAGGTGTTCCCGATGGCCATGTTGCCGGACGTGATCACGGCGGAGGAGCAACGCAGCGGCGCCCGCCGCGCCGGGTTGTTCTCCGGCGTGTGGACCGCGGGCGAGACGCTCGGGTTCGCTGTCGGCCCGGGGATCTACGGCATCATCCTCGCCGCCGGTGGCTACGTGTCGAGCACGGATGCCGCCGTGGCACAACCGCAGAGCGCGGTCACGGCGGCACTGATCGGGTTCGCGGTCGTGCCGGTCGCCCTTGTCCTGGTGGCATTGCCGTTGCTGACGAAGAAGCTGGAGGTACGCGTGTGA
- the speD gene encoding adenosylmethionine decarboxylase — translation MDSEVGEFAGRHVLAEFEGVSAELLDDATFLRESLERALEKAGATVCDMTYKQFEPQGVTLLALLSESHASIHTYPERGAVFIDVFTCGQVADPELAVNLLRDMLDASVSRISVVHRGQENR, via the coding sequence GTGGACAGCGAGGTCGGCGAGTTCGCCGGGCGGCACGTGCTGGCGGAGTTCGAAGGCGTGTCGGCCGAGTTGCTCGACGACGCCACGTTCCTGCGTGAGAGCCTGGAACGGGCGCTGGAGAAGGCGGGCGCGACCGTGTGCGACATGACGTACAAGCAGTTCGAGCCGCAGGGCGTGACCCTGCTGGCGCTGCTGTCGGAGTCGCACGCGTCCATCCACACGTATCCCGAACGGGGTGCGGTGTTCATCGACGTGTTCACCTGCGGCCAGGTCGCCGACCCGGAGCTCGCGGTGAACTTGTTGCGCGACATGCTCGACGCGAGCGTGTCGCGGATCAGTGTCGTCCACAGAGGACAGGAGAACCGGTGA
- a CDS encoding NADPH-dependent FMN reductase: MTVVGVLVGNPKPASRTLKAALAIRDAIGGTPGPVIDLGEFASELFDHSSVRVERAVEDVRNADVLVVASPTYKATYTGLLKAFLDRFGTASLRGKTAVPLLVAASDKHALAVEVHLKPVLVEIGLSVPGPGLFLNESVFATGLEEAVAALLKDTQ; this comes from the coding sequence ATGACGGTCGTAGGAGTACTGGTCGGAAATCCGAAACCGGCATCACGGACGTTGAAGGCAGCGCTCGCGATCCGAGACGCCATCGGCGGCACCCCGGGACCGGTGATCGACCTCGGCGAGTTCGCCTCCGAGCTGTTCGACCACAGCAGCGTGCGGGTGGAACGAGCGGTCGAGGACGTGCGCAACGCCGACGTGCTCGTGGTGGCGTCACCGACGTACAAGGCCACGTATACGGGCCTGCTGAAGGCGTTCCTCGACCGGTTCGGCACGGCCTCGCTGCGCGGCAAGACGGCGGTCCCGCTGCTCGTGGCCGCGAGCGACAAGCACGCGCTGGCCGTGGAGGTGCACCTCAAGCCGGTGCTCGTGGAGATCGGCCTGAGCGTGCCGGGTCCCGGGCTGTTCCTCAACGAGTCCGTGTTCGCCACCGGTCTCGAGGAAGCGGTGGCCGCACTGCTGAAGGACACCCAGTGA
- a CDS encoding cytochrome P450 produces the protein MVNQLAAAARFVRDGFDGMLTSYREYGPVVPIGPYTYLLGPDANKFVFANPQLFSWSKAFSFLKPVVGDTSMIVSDGAEHKRRRGLVQPAFHHRHVNGYLAALARDADALIDSWADGQRVDLGVEFRRVLRRMSVRSLFGDRIGEQADRFGDQLAAMIDLVEQQPLFVDAHRALGTRAWRRALSGKQETDRQIMAEIARVRAGGSDDGVLARMTNARDESGAVLSDAEIRDQAVGLIAAGFSAVSSAMTWTVRTLADNPGEWDLARQEVKRVLGDRPPGGDDLTKLVRVHGIVQETLRLWPPTAISIRVPTRDFTYEGRRIRAGRRVFYSPYVTHRLAEIWPEPERFMPERWDPAHPAYRKHGPHEFLPFGGGPHRCVGSTLAVSELAVLLTRLLTRVTFQLDRGGPAVATKGVPIRPKGGLTGRVCRLRTSTHPASPRPGT, from the coding sequence ATGGTGAATCAGCTGGCAGCCGCGGCCCGGTTCGTGCGCGACGGGTTCGACGGCATGCTCACCAGCTACCGCGAGTACGGGCCGGTCGTCCCGATCGGTCCCTACACCTACCTGCTCGGGCCGGACGCGAACAAGTTCGTGTTCGCCAACCCGCAGCTGTTCAGCTGGAGCAAGGCTTTCAGCTTCCTCAAGCCTGTTGTCGGCGACACGTCGATGATCGTCAGCGACGGCGCCGAGCACAAGCGGCGCCGTGGCCTCGTGCAGCCCGCGTTCCACCACCGTCACGTCAACGGCTACCTGGCGGCGTTGGCGCGGGACGCGGACGCGTTGATCGACAGCTGGGCCGACGGGCAACGGGTCGACCTCGGCGTGGAGTTCCGGCGCGTGCTGCGGCGGATGAGCGTGCGGTCGCTGTTCGGCGACCGGATCGGCGAGCAGGCCGACCGCTTCGGCGACCAGCTCGCGGCGATGATCGACCTGGTCGAGCAGCAGCCGTTGTTCGTCGACGCGCACCGGGCGCTGGGCACGCGGGCGTGGCGCCGCGCGCTGAGCGGCAAACAGGAGACCGACCGGCAGATCATGGCCGAGATCGCCCGGGTGCGCGCCGGTGGCTCGGACGACGGCGTGCTGGCGAGGATGACGAACGCACGCGACGAGAGCGGTGCCGTGCTGTCCGACGCCGAGATCCGTGACCAGGCCGTCGGGTTGATCGCGGCCGGCTTCTCGGCCGTCAGCAGCGCGATGACGTGGACAGTGCGCACACTGGCGGACAATCCAGGCGAATGGGACCTGGCCCGCCAGGAGGTCAAGCGGGTCCTCGGCGACCGGCCACCCGGCGGCGACGACCTGACCAAGCTGGTCCGCGTGCACGGCATCGTGCAGGAGACGCTGCGGCTGTGGCCGCCCACGGCGATCAGCATCCGCGTCCCGACCCGGGACTTCACCTACGAGGGCAGGCGGATCCGTGCCGGGCGGCGGGTGTTCTACAGCCCGTACGTCACCCACCGGCTGGCCGAGATCTGGCCGGAGCCCGAACGGTTCATGCCCGAACGCTGGGACCCGGCGCACCCCGCGTACCGCAAACACGGGCCGCACGAGTTCCTGCCGTTCGGCGGCGGACCACACCGCTGCGTCGGGTCCACACTGGCCGTCAGCGAGCTCGCGGTGCTGCTGACGAGGCTGCTCACCCGGGTGACGTTCCAGCTCGACCGCGGCGGCCCGGCCGTGGCCACCAAGGGCGTTCCCATCAGGCCCAAAGGAGGATTGACTGGCCGAGTCTGTCGTTTGCGCACCTCGACGCACCCGGCATCGCCCCGGCCAGGCACTTGA
- a CDS encoding DUF3817 domain-containing protein, with amino-acid sequence MTAPDPIVTNEENPASDAAARGLKGALARYRVLAYIVGVGLLALVAAMIMRIAFDEPQYSAIVGPVHGFLYVIYLVLTVDLGLKARWPIVKTGLILLAGMVPFVSFVAERRVTRELSVNAG; translated from the coding sequence ATGACCGCCCCTGACCCCATCGTCACCAACGAGGAAAACCCGGCCAGTGACGCCGCCGCCCGCGGTCTGAAGGGCGCGCTGGCGCGGTACCGGGTACTCGCCTACATCGTCGGTGTCGGGCTGCTCGCCCTGGTCGCCGCCATGATCATGCGGATCGCCTTCGACGAGCCGCAGTACAGCGCCATCGTCGGCCCCGTGCACGGCTTCCTCTACGTCATCTACCTGGTCCTGACGGTCGACCTCGGGCTCAAGGCCCGATGGCCGATCGTCAAGACCGGGTTGATCCTGCTCGCCGGCATGGTGCCCTTCGTGTCGTTCGTCGCCGAACGACGGGTCACCAGGGAGCTCAGCGTCAACGCAGGCTGA